The window GCTTTACGTCGTACTTACCAGGAGACTCAATCATCAGTGGCTAACACTGAAGAGTTGAGGTCAGAATagcaacaacacaaaaacactaTATTGAAAAGTTCATCCGAGTGTCCGCCgttgacaaataaaaacatctccCCTGCatgtaaacacacctgatttgaACTCAACGCAGGCTGTCAATTGAGACAAGCTCGTTGAAATCGGCTGTCGCACTTCAGTAGCgccctgcaaaaacaaaacacgcaGTCAACGGAGTTACAGAACAAATGTGCTTTTGACAGTGACAAAGGCACATGCCTGGTTCAAAACGTTGTGACGTGTAAAATGGCATCCATTTGTCTGGTCCATACTTACTTTGGTTGTAGGAGCGAGACCAGGAGGAATTTCTGTATCTAATGTAGTCGGGTGATGGGGAGCGCCTGCGACTGAACCACAACATGAAGTGTCGGAATGAATGGAGTGGGCTAACATTTTGACTTGGTAAATGATGACCAACCTAATCCTGTAGTCGTACTCATCGTAGCTGTCGCATCGATTGTAGCTGCGATTGTAGCTTCGGTCGTAGCCTCGGTCGTAGCCTCGTTCGTAGCCTCGGTTGTAACCTCGGTCGTCGCTTCGGTCGTAGCCTCGTTCGTAGCCTCGGTCGTAGCCTCGGTCGTAGCCTCGGTCGTCGCGTCGAGCGTAGCTTCGCTCGTAGCTTCGGTAATGttttttgtcatagttcctATCATAGTTTCTATCATAGTCTCTGTCATGAGAACGGTCGTAGCCTTTGTCGTAGCTTCGCTCATAGCTTCGGTCATAGCTACGGTCATAATATGAGCGTCTTCCCCTTTGGCTACCTCCGccgtcatcctcctcctcatcgccatctctatttaaaaacaaacagaaacaaggtGGCGGTGAGACTGACTCCTTTCTTAATGTGAGGATCCGACATACAGAAGGGAAACATTGTCTCTTACATGGTTGGTTTACCCATGTAGATTCCAGGTGTGGGGGAGTGGGCACGCTTGGTAATGGAGTAATCTACTCTAATTACCTTCCCATCTATCTCCATACCATTGGCTTTCGCCAttgcctgagaaaaaaaaaaaaaaaaaaagagtcaatgATCAGCATCACCTCACTCATGCAACAGTGCTGATGAATGGCGTGAGGGGGATGTTGCCTGAAGTAAGACTGACATCTAGTGGCGAACTCGGGTAATCACACCTAAGTAAAATGAGCAGCTCAGCTTGTTTTCGCAAAACACCACATTGAGTCTAATGAGATGCATGTCATGACAATTGAATAAAAGATGTAAATCATACCTCCTTTGAATCTTCAAGTCTCTCAAAATAAACGAAGGCGTAGCCACGCGAGCGACGCGAGCGATGGTGAAACACCACCTTGATCCCGGCAAGAGGCCCGTATTGTGAAAACACTTCCCTCAGTTCCCGCGCTCTGGTTTCCAAGCTGAGGCCAAATACCCCCAAACATTTGCTTGGATCAGGGTTTGCCTAGACGGGTTCACAAGAAAGGTCTTTGTGATCCACTGAATTCACACAAATACTGATTTCATCCCCCCCCAGAGAAATCACGTTTATCCCGACAAATTTTTGCCACAAAGCTAGCCCGAAATATGCCCCAAGGTCCACATACCCTATCAGTGATACTGCCGTGACTGTTTGCCTCTTTTGTTTCATGGTTCTGTTGGTACAATGAGATGAGAGTTTGAGTTTTTAAACAACATCCAGGTCCATTTGCACTCACCCTGAGCCCAGCCTGAGGGCTGCGGTTTGACATTGGGGAAGTGCTACGGTTCTTCCTGCGGCGGAAGTCGGGGCTGTCGGAATGAGAACTAGACCTCTGTCGGCAGGGATGAGACGGAGATCGTGAACGACCGGCGAGTCCATCAGAAACGTGCCTAGAACGAGAACTGGAAGGCCGGAAGGAGATACTCGAGTAATTGACAGAGGACCAAAGAAATTCAATTAGAGACGCCAACAAACATGAATGACAACAGACCCCGATTTTGATGGAGAGCACGATCTGGATTCAGAATTATTAGATTCTGGGGATGGACTCGAGGAGCCTGACTTGGCCCGAGTTGAACTTCCATGTTCCGATTTAGATGAGGCTTGAGAACCCTGCAGCAACAGTAGTAAAATGATATCATTTATACATATGAgtatttataaaataaattactttagataaaaaaatttaaaaaaaggggggggggggaggttaaCACATAAAACACAGTACAACTAACACTCACCACACACTTTACTGGGTACTTATTATCTAATAACTAAATGACTATATCCGTAGTGCCGGAGTACCTCTTTTTATGTCGCGTGAGCTTGTGTACTGTGGAGAAAATGATAACTATCATTTAAGGACATCTTTAATTCAAAGAATGAGTAAGCAAGACTGAATTTTATGAAAAAGGTCATGCATGCAATTTAAttactaaatttaaaaaaaaggaacaatggAAGAAGCCATATTTACTTAACCTAGGGTCATATTCTTTCTTCCAGtttcttttcattcattcaagtTTTCATTTCTACTActcattcttctttttttttttttgtccgtgttTTTCTTCACCCAAACTTAGCGTTCTAATCTTCGACACATTTTAGGTCAAAATAAACATGGAATGCATTGCGGTTACATTTAGAATTAAAACGCGCAACAACGAATTTCAAATGAGAACATTTAGAGATCAAGTTAATAACAGCTAGGAAAGAAAACTTTACAATATCTGCACTTGACTTTTCATATTGTGACAATATACAACGGTTACTGGCTCCATCAGCCCTCCCAAAAATTACTGCTGGAAATAAAAGATAAGACGCCGTTTGAGATAACACCGAGGTGGAGGTTCAAGCTAAGTTACTGAAGTTTACTAGCTGTTTTTAAAAGTCTAGAAATATATTTATATCGTGCGTTAAGCGAGAGGCAACTCGCTTTTAGGCGCTCTGTAATTAGGGCAAAACCtacaaaatgtcaacaacatACAACTTCATTCATTTACATTGAATGTACGTACGTGTTTGTTGTGATCTTGAAAAGAGTCAACTACAATTAAATGTCCCTCCTTACCCGTCTTTCGTTATCTCCCTCGTCGACGCCACTCATTTTCAGGTCATTTACCTACTTAAAAAGTTTGTGGAATTAAATAAAGCAAGTTAAACGTTTAAATGCACAATATTTTGGATTGATGTATGTCTCCGATGAGAAAATGGCGCGGCGGGGCGGAGCGATCAGGTAAACTACAAGCATACGTCATTTCCGTTACGACGCCCCCCCTGCATATAAAAGCtggcgttttgttttgtttttttaaaaacactgtCGTGTGAAACATGACGTCAGAAAATATCCTTGGGCACTAAATCTtatatacactttttttttttgttgcaccaATCGTATTTGAACCAGTTTATTGAGACTTAAATGACAGTTTAAACGGTAACAATTCAGCAGAAATCACAGCTATTGTTCATATTTGTTGCTTTAAGTCTGGTATCATTATGATGAGCATTTGATAGGATTCTATTCTGCATGATTTCACCAAGCAGAGAGACGGACGGAGAGACTATTCCAGCATGTAACAATCACTTCCCACACACAATATACCAGCATTACCAAAAGTGGATTAGCCCATTATTTTTAGAAAATGTCTACAGTCACAGTGCAACATGAACCCTGAACGTGTATTCGCAGATGTCAGTCGTCTTCACAGCACCAAAGGCACTGACCTTGCAGTACATTCATTCCATTCATTGAGAGTGAAATAACACCCAAGGCAAGAAAAAGAAatcgaggaggaggggggggggggggggcattgttTTTCAGCTGATACAATGCATACGCACGTTTAGTGGCAAATGAGACTCATCTGTTGTGTCGCCTCATGAGGCAGAACATTCTTTGGATTATCTATACAGGACTAAATGTTAGCTAAGAGACGGCCGGGTCTTCATATAATCTTGTATCTAGCGATATTTCATACGACAGATACCCTCATCGTATTCTGTTTCGTTCAGCAGGTTGACGTAATATCGTTAAGTCGTATCGGAGTAGCGAGGCTAAATGTGCTAGGGCATCGTACTTCGGTTCCGCCAAGGTTGATACATAATTTATAGCCAGTAATATGATTCAAATATGCCATTatataaaaatgcaaaattgaaatataaaaatgcaatcttgatcaaatgaaataaatataatGGCAAACCAAAGTGAAAAGGCAAAAAGGTCTCCCTTCCTTTCGAGCTGGCCTTCTAAGAAGCATCAGTCACTTTAAAGCCTGGATGTCCTGGGAAAGTGGGATGTGCCAAGAGATCAATCAGTCACCACAGTTACCAAAGCTCATAGATGTTGCTGAGACCTGTTGGGGGTCCTTGGCTTCAAGCGCAACGTCCCATGATGATGACTGCCAGCCCTCTCCTGCTTGGAGGCTCTTTGCAAGGCAGTTGGAGTGGAAGCGTGGGAGGTGTTCGTCAGGGACGCATTGACAGCTAACTCCATTTTCCCCTCTAGTTTGACTAATCGCTCCAGGATATCATCCAGAAGCACCGCTATGGTCCTTTTCAGATCCGCTGCGTGCATAGGGAATACATCATTAAGTCGCTACATGTGGGCAACGTTTGGTGTATTCTTGTGAGATGATTACCGTAACCCGCCATGGTGGTCCCCTGCGGCCCGCCGGGTGCCTTCCGGCTCTCCTCGGTCAGGACCTTGACATATCGCCGACTGAGCTCCAGGATCTGCTCGCGTAGCTCAGCGCTGCTCTGGCGGCGAGGTTGCTGCACAGTATAGCGCAGCAACATGAGTCCCCACACCAGAGCAAAGACTAAAAGCAGCACACTTAGCTTCTGGGACATGTTGCGTCTCAGGAGAGTCCCAAGCATGATAGTGGCAATGGTGGAGGAGCAAGAAACCGGAAAGCGCTGGTGATGTAAATAGCCTCGATATTGTCAATTCAGTCTGATGGTTGATACATTTCCAGGGTATGTCTGTTGTCCATATGCAAGCGAGAAGTTCACAGTGGAGTAGAAGGATGCTCTGCTCAGATTCCCCTAACAGAGGAGATCCTCGACCTCTGGTTGTTGGTGGGCCATCATAGCAGAAAACCTATACGGAACAAATAAAAGATAGGGAGAGAAAAAATTAAcctgagtggaaaaaaaaccaaccttTCATTATATTCAGTGAATGGATCATTTTCCGCTTGTTACATCTTTGTCAACGGGTCCATTCTCTACATTCTGCGATGGGTGTGCTACTGTCACCTCCTATTGAGCTGTGACAGGAGGGActgaccggggggggggggggggggggaataaattATGAAAACAGAGGTAACAGAATCCAATTAGCTGAGGTCAAGCATCTTTCAATACTTGCACAACATCACAAACTAATGGCAGGGatacaattaaaataataaccCACAAAAACACCTGGACGACAGAACCTGCGACAGCTACGCTATTAGCAACACAAGCCGATAAAAGTGCGGATGTTTTACAGAGGCCTGAGTCACAGTGATAAGGGGATCTCTATTTTACAAGGCAGAAACATCTCAGCTTCCCCTGACAGCAGTAAACAAATGACTGAAAGGTTTTGAAGGAACATTTAAGAATCACAAGTGCAATCGTGGAGATAAAAGCTGTGCCTTACCACGCATTTTGAGCAATCCAAACTTTTGTCTCACAGGGGAGTGGAAAAAGAACACGTTCCTCAAGCCAAACCGATGACACAACAATGATGCTTTGTCACTTTGGCAAGCCAATCTGTAGATAGTGTTACACCCGTTAGTCAAGTCTAGAGAGCACACAGCTATCAAGTCTACAGATAGAACAAAGCCATTGATTAGGGCTACGGCTACTGAATAGTTGAACGATCATCTATGACCTTGAGTGTGTATGGCTTGGCCATTCCAagtatgacagcaaaacaaaacaactggCAGGCACCTTAGCGAACCTAAAGGTTGACTTCATTCTCTCCCAGTACCACGCATTGTCGATGCAAAGGTTTGCAGAAGACATCGGAGGCTATTTGTGTTACTTTacctatattattattatagttgcAAAAGGGGAAGTTGACATGAAGCTACTTTACAACTCCGCGTTAGCGTTATGTTAGCTACAGAAATAAACATGGTGATTTACCTCAGTGTTCCTGCAACTGGGGTTATCTTGAAGTTGGAGACACCTCCATGCTGCAGCCAAACCGCGTAGGAGAGCTCCGATCCCCAAAGGACTGGTTTTCAAAATACTGTGAGATGATTGTTGCGGTCGCCGGGTaaaccaaaaccaaaacaaagatgTCTCCACCTTCTTGAAGGATACGTTAGCCGGTCAACATTGCCCGATGGTCATTTGCTTCTCCTGCTGCGCTCCGATCAACGTTATGCGGCTCAGTATGCTAAAGCGCACAGCTAGAAATCTTATGCGTGCAACTGGGCTGACCGTCATGGTTCCCTTGAAGGTTCGTTGTGCGTCACCGCAAGGCATCATGGGACTTGTAGTCCTACCGCCTTTCTCTCGCCCCACGGCTGACATAAAGGGggaaatacaaacaaatcaCTCATTTAAGTCTTGGTTACGAGTTTAGAACAATTTAATATTACAATACTTTTTTTCTGAACTGTATAAGTAAGATTTGCTCGAGTGGGCTTCGGTTATTTGTGAAACACTTGCAGTACATTTTCCGGCCGTTAGATGGACCCTGGGTCATTTCCATAGCAACATAACAGTAAAACAATGATGGGACGGTTTTGATGTGTAATTTGGCATTTTGTTCTTTTATAAAAGTCGCGGCCTAACACATAAACAGCCTGCCTCCCCTTTTACAATGGAATCTGTATTCTTGGACAGTTCAGCCTTAAAAGCGGTGGATGACTATTGCGAGTACAAAAGGTTTGTTTCATTTATTcacctattttttttaatataccagatttattttttatctgtaTCCGCATTGTGGCTAGACTTGATAATCAAATGGAATCTCCAGGTATTTTGATTACAATGTTCTAATAACCGCTTTACATTTGCTTTAAAATACGCTCAAAAGTAATAGAGCCTCAAGAATGGCCTTGATGATGTTTAATCAATCCACTTCATCattaaaatggcaaattataCTTTTTCAAGCAACTCATTTCACCACCAGCAgggactttaacttaaacaACCATGATTAAATGAGTGAGTGAATGTGGTCATTAAATAATTCCGTCGCTGCAGTTTAATTGTGtttttaattgtctttaatTGTGTTACCGTCACGAAAAAACAGCACTGTACGTCACTACAATGACATCACAGGGGCAGAATTAAACAAGGacagaaatgtatttttaaacctTCAACAGCTTAATCCTGTTAAAGAACACGTCATTACttaaattggcattttttttcatcaaataaaaaagctatttttcttttttaggctTGTTGGCGATGACGACGGAGGCAAAATGTTGACTCCTGAGCAATATGAGGAGTACAAGAGGAAAATGATCCCACAGCGATTGAAAAACAGACTGTATGTGAGCTTTGGTGTGCCAGGAGGCATCGACTGCAAACACGTCGGTCCGGAGACACTGTGCTTCTGTGCGCATAGGTGCTATAAAGTTCCTTTTCACTTTGTACTGATCAGGTTAaaatagagattttttttttctcaaataaaCCACCCCTTGAGTTATGCACTGCAATTATTGTTATCACGCAGAATGATTTGAGGTCACGGGATTTCAATTTGAGCTGAAGCGTATATCTGTGCTGCTCTCATTAGTTTCATCTTGTTTTGTCATCGCGTCCCGCTGTGTCAACCAATCAACTCGCCGCTTTTGTCTGACTCTCACCGTGCCATCGGTTGGTATTGTCGCTCTCTTCCAGATACAAGCAACATAAGACGGACTTTGAGGTCATTCCTTCTGAGCGACCTTTACGCCTACCGTGCCGGGTGAGGAAATGTCTTTGTTGTGCCTATGAATATCTTCCCCACATCGGGGCAGTACCCGCCCGCTGCCGGTGTAAACATTTGCCTCGAGATCACACCGAAGGCGCCGGACATTTGTGCAGAAAATGTGAGTCGAAAGTCTCGAGCCTTAATGAGCAACACTAACTCGACTAcagaaaatatatttcaaaccCGTTTCAGGTGACTGTTCTGGGTTCAGGAGTCCGTACACATGTGGATGTGGCCAGCCCGCGTACAATCACCAGACGCTGGTCAGCCATGATTTAGTTCAATGAATTTCCAGTACGTCAATCATCAATAAAATCACTTTTACCTGTCAGGTTGAGACAAAGTCCGAGAGCGAGGCACGAGGTCGCCCGGTGGGTGAAGATGTGCCTTATGCTGCGATGGGCGGTCTGACCGGGTTCTGCTCCATGCTGGATAGTTACACAGCTTTGGAGGCCAATGCGTTGCGTGAGTAGAATCTATTGGATTGACCAGAAGGCGAAAAGGGAAAAGTAAATTCAGTTTTCATGTTAATTTCATGCtaaattgaaattataacctGTAAAATAAAAGTGCATTTCAGATTTATGAGTATTGGATGTTGTATTTTTTAGGTGATGAGGATGACCACCAGCAAGGATGGAAAAAAACATCTCCCAAAGCTACCACTTCAATTTGTAAacaaaggatgaaataaaagGGGAAAGTTTATCCATCATGACCTGTCCATTAAATcttgatgggggaaaaaaagttcagtTGCCATCGCTTATCTTAAAAATGAAGCTTGTCACGGGCAATCAGAATGATTATATGCCACATTCAATCAACATTTATTGTTATCAGTCGATGTGACGCAATGACACATGGGCGACGTCTGAACAAATCACACGTTGACAGCGATTGAATTCATCGAAATGCTCTTTGGGATGAAAGAATAGAGATTTGTGAAGTTCAAGACATTCATTATCAGCGACACATCGTGATGTGGGATGTAAAAAATGCTGTGCAAATTAACATCCACAGctgcaaaatacaaaataacagCGATGAGATTAATTTCATCCCAccgtatttgtatttattatttcccTTATTTACTAGCAAAGATCCAAATGTCTTATCCTATGGTTAGTTTAAATGGCTAATGGCTATGTATTGATGCGGGGAGAGAGCCAGCCGCCCACTCAACACGTCATCAAAAATAACCCAGCCTTTAATTCCTGCTATTGATTAATCCTATTCCTCACGGAAGATCAGAAACGATGATTTAATCCGCACTGCGAACGGCGAGTGAGGCGAGTTTGCTCGCTCAATTGCTGGCCCACTTCCGCACCAAAATACAATCAATAGACTCTAAACGAGGTTCCTCTCCCCCTCAAGTGTTCCCGCTGCGATCATCTCGCAGTCAGACTCGATCAGCATCGGCGTTGACGTCGGGCCGGTGCATTTCGAGTCACCTGCGTCGTGATGTTGGTGAACAGGTGGTGTCGGGGGGAAAGAATTCAGCTTGCGTGTGGACGACGTCATGGGTGCACCTGGGTCTCTGCAGACCGCCACTCGGGGGGAAGGGAGTGGAAGGGATCGCAAGTGAAAGCTGACACAACCGGTGTGTGTCGAGAATGAGGTTGAGGTGCCCAAAATCATTTACACATTATTAGTGTGGCACGAATATTATTCAAAGTAATTGCCTCTGCGTAGCAACCCCattgaggaggcggcggcgtttTACTTTTGGCCGAAGAGAATAACTACCAGGCCCTCTCGGATCCCCATGGAAACCACACCTAGCTtgactgacagaaaaaaaatcaggagaCGCAGAACAGAAGATTAAATTGGCAATTACCGCGCAAAGATACTTAATTACCCTCGTGACAGTTAAGGGATGTGCAAACGGATGCAATTGGAGAAGGGGAACATCATTCAGCCCAGACGGACAGTTGCTGGTTAACAAGCACTTATCGTACTGACCCAGATACCACtcccccgaaaaaaaaacatctatcaAATATATTTCCAAACATGAATTGTCTCTGTGAAAGAACACACGTCCGCAAATCACATGACACATTGGATGTGTGAACATCTCTTTTGTGGTGAGAGCTGTAGGGAATTGACAGCGCATGACAGTGCAGCGATTTCACGGAGGCCGAGATTGGATCCCCTACCCGTGTCGCTTGACACCAGGAGGAGGAACTGGAATAACTCGTGTGAAAtggctttgttaaaaaaaaaagctggtgggTGAAGAAGGGGTGACCTAGCAAAATGCTGTCAAATCAGAATTGAACATAATTATTCAATTggg of the Syngnathus typhle isolate RoL2023-S1 ecotype Sweden linkage group LG20, RoL_Styp_1.0, whole genome shotgun sequence genome contains:
- the tra2a gene encoding transformer-2 protein homolog alpha, with the protein product MSGVDEGDNERRGSQASSKSEHGSSTRAKSGSSSPSPESNNSESRSCSPSKSGSRSRHVSDGLAGRSRSPSHPCRQRSSSHSDSPDFRRRKNRSTSPMSNRSPQAGLRNHETKEANSHGSITDRANPDPSKCLGVFGLSLETRARELREVFSQYGPLAGIKVVFHHRSRRSRGYAFVYFERLEDSKEAMAKANGMEIDGKVIRVDYSITKRAHSPTPGIYMGKPTIDGDEEEDDGGGSQRGRRSYYDRSYDRSYERSYDKGYDRSHDRDYDRNYDRNYDKKHYRSYERSYARRDDRGYDRGYDRGYERGYDRSDDRGYNRGYERGYDRGYDRSYNRSYNRCDSYDEYDYRISRRRSPSPDYIRYRNSSWSRSYNQRRY
- the ccdc126 gene encoding coiled-coil domain-containing protein 126 yields the protein MLGTLLRRNMSQKLSVLLLVFALVWGLMLLRYTVQQPRRQSSAELREQILELSRRYVKVLTEESRKAPGGPQGTTMAGYADLKRTIAVLLDDILERLVKLEGKMELAVNASLTNTSHASTPTALQRASKQERAGSHHHGTLRLKPRTPNRSQQHL
- the fam221a gene encoding protein FAM221A, with the translated sequence MESVFLDSSALKAVDDYCEYKRLVGDDDGGKMLTPEQYEEYKRKMIPQRLKNRLYVSFGVPGGIDCKHVGPETLCFCAHRYKQHKTDFEVIPSERPLRLPCRVRKCLCCAYEYLPHIGAVPARCRCKHLPRDHTEGAGHLCRKCDCSGFRSPYTCGCGQPAYNHQTLVETKSESEARGRPVGEDVPYAAMGGLTGFCSMLDSYTALEANALRE